The following coding sequences are from one Lycium ferocissimum isolate CSIRO_LF1 chromosome 3, AGI_CSIRO_Lferr_CH_V1, whole genome shotgun sequence window:
- the LOC132051006 gene encoding probable E3 ubiquitin-protein ligase ZFP1, whose protein sequence is MSMNLQNRHPWQLPHNHLGYYRTPTYYYVSRNMGYDYTSAFTAPNTYYSDDSYLRAATNINGYYYQPTSEYIDDVFVTDDASLFRTNIQNRHPSQAHNHRQVPPNHYRNSRNSTGNHLAPHNNSVFPNTYSSLWDPYYYQPTIELVDDAYVTTDVRHLIETMQNLDRNFGSSLNELPFDYTAFLDLGDDDTQVVDQEENIIMFKTRSHCAKVEVTNSEGTVIGADDRQEICAICLCEYENDEIIGTLDCGHEYHASCIEQWLLRGKQNCPICRSSVLPS, encoded by the coding sequence ATGAGTATGAATTTGCAAAATCGACACCCTTGGCAACTACCCCATAATCATCTTGGCTACTATCGTACTCCAACATATTACTACGTTTCAAGAAACATGGGCTATGATTACACTTCTGCTTTTACTGCTCCGAATACATATTATAGTGACGACTCATACTTGAGGGCAGCGACCAACATTAATGGGTATTATTATCAGCCAACAAGTgaatatattgatgatgtttttGTCACAGATGACGCTTCTCTGTTTCGTACAAATATACAAAATCGTCATCCTTCACAAGCCCACAATCATCGTCAAGTTCCGCCAAATCACTACAGAAATTCAAGAAACAGTACTGGTAATCACTTGGCTCCACATAACAACTCTGTTTTCCCAAATACATATTCATCTTTGTGGGATCCCTAttactatcaaccaacaattgAATTGGTTGATGATGCCTATGTCACAACTGATGTGCGTCACTTAATAGAGACGATGCAAAATCTTGACCGCAACTTTGGTAGTAGTCTCAATGAACTGCCATTTGATTATACAGCGTTTCTTGATCTAGGGGATGATGACACACAAGTAGTCGACCAGGAGGAGAATATTATCATGTTCAAAACAAGAAGTCATTGTGCTAAGGTTGAAGTTACTAATTCAGAAGGGACTGTTATAGGTGCTGATGATAGACAAGAAATATGTGCCATATGCctatgtgaatatgagaatgatgAGATAATTGGTACACTTGACTGCGGACATGAGTATCACGCGAGTTGCATAGAGCAATGGCTGCTGAGGGGGAAGCAAAATTGTCCAATCTGTCGGTCTTCAGTTTTGCCATCATAG